Part of the Musa acuminata AAA Group cultivar baxijiao chromosome BXJ3-10, Cavendish_Baxijiao_AAA, whole genome shotgun sequence genome, ATGTCTTGGATAATAACGTCCCAAATCTTTATGTCTACACGAGTCTCAATTTTGGGTAGAAAGACATCAATGAAATGAATATATGGAACGAACTGAGAAAAGTAgaattcataaatttaaattagaCAAGTAGTCAAAACAAAATTATGCACTCATATATCATGTTAATGAACCAATGCAACGTGAACATACAACAACATGCGCATTTTCAAACCAGGATAGGGTATTTATGGATGATCACGAAGTTGGCATGTATGGATTGATGTCTTCAGATTGAAATGTGGCCTGCTATAATTAACAAGTGTCTTGTTACAGATATAGTATATTGTTGTACAgtcaattttaattaaatatcataTAATCCATGATCAACTTCAATCgagcaattttttttaaaatttttacaaGTCATAAGTACTATTCAAGGCATATTAAGTTAAACACAAGAAATCACGTTTTGAAGGATCataagattgttttttttttcaaatctggTGTAGCAATAAATTATTTTTGGATCAAATAaatgaataattttatattttttaaagatataaaatcatataaatattttgtagatTACTTTAtccataatttttatataaataatttatttctaTAATTTTAATCTCTCGTGCATAGCGAATGATAGTTGTTGAAATTATAATGCTCCTGTTACTCTCCTTTATTCTAAAATGATTATTGGAAAGCTTGTCTTCATCCTTAATCATGATGACTTCCTATCCCTATTTGAAACCTATGGCTTTCGAGGTCTTTTTTTTACTTCATCACCGGTTGCATGTTCTATCAAATTAGCTGAAAATATAAGGACGATTGAGGATGAACTCAACGTTTAATAAGAAGAAGTGAACTGCATTATGGAACTACGACTCAAATGCGTCTCATGTCCTGTTGTGTACAAGCAAAAGGATGACCTCCTCAAACTGATGGGTGAATCCAACAAACGATCGAGATGGAAGCACCTCTACCGGGCACATTCCACGCCTGGGAGCATCCCCATCATCATTAGACAATAGTACATATGTTGACCTATGTACGAGTGTACAACATGAAAAGGGAAGCACTTAGTTAGCCTtcaactcttcttcttcctcccttgagaACTAACGAGGGATGCCGAGTGAGCTAATGGGGGATGTAGGAGGCCACATAAAGAAGAGCAGGTAAGGAGATAGAGGAAAAATGATTCTGGAGGTCTTAGTAGTCCAGGACATTGCACTATCATTGAACCTTTCAACCATAAGAGCAACATATACCATTGTCTTTATCACACTCTCTTCCTCCACGTATAATTTAGCCCTGCTTTGGCTCAATGCATTCTGCAATGACAAACCAACAAAGTGAGTTTTCATAGGTACATTTTGATATCGACATTTTGATatccgtgaacatgcattgatacATACATTAATATCTAAAACCTTTAATCATAAAACcttaaatcactagaaaggttaaTTTATACGACTACTATGTATTTGTTCTTCGTACTCTGCTACCATACAACTTTAACGTATGGAGTGTAACAACAACGAACATCTGCATATATAGTTTTATGATCTTAACTTAGAGTTAAATCATGACCACATAAAATAGGTCATATAAATCGAGTCATATATAATCAATCATAATTATACTTTATTTAGaaattaaattatatttgatTATATGAGTTAAATCATATCTAACTATATAAGTTTGGTTATATTTAGTTACATTTGTTAAGTCATACTTAATCATATTAATTGAATTAGATGATGTCTAATTATGGGCTAAATTATGTTTGATCACATATAATTGATTATGGTTGGTCATACTAGCTGAGTTATACTTAATCATATGTGCTAAGCCATAACTGCCAAATAAGTTAGACAAGATCACATAGGATGAGTTATGTTTAACCAAATAAGTTAGATCATACTTGATCACATAGATTGAGTTATGTCTAACtacataaattatattatatttgattACATGGATTATGTTATTTTGAACCACACAAATCATACTTAGCTACATAGATTGAGTAATACTTAATCGCGTCAGTTAGATTATACTTAACCACATAGACTGGTTTGATCAATCAACTTAACTAAGGTTAAATCTCCAATTTGACTCAtacttattaaattagattttaatatttttaaaaatattttaaaatagtataaaataataattaatcataaatctattaattttcataaattaactaatttagatttatgttccaaatttaaaagtaattaaatcataaaaattcatatttaattatttaaaacatAAATGTACTTTCAATAATCattatttatgaatcataaaattttaaaataaaaatattatttttataacatataaattaaaataattctaatattaaatattttaaaaatataaatgaaaaaatCTACTCTCCTCATGATCATTTCCTCTGAGAACCCTTCCCCCTCGGAGCTAAGAACAACGAGGAAAGATGAGCTTGAGTTCTCCATAaacgataaataataattttaatatttttttaatcatattatataaataaaatactaatttaaataaagtaataCATGATTTAAAGTAATTAATTGATGTTAGAAAATTATGGATGATTACAAAAGTCACGACTTTATTGGATGATCTGCATGATTATTAAACTAATAAATTATCTGCTGTCAATCAAGCTCACCTAATAATTACAAGATCTTTTGAATGTTGATTCTTGCAATTTGCTAACTATGTAATCAAACAGAGAAGACGAAATCCAGAATAAGCAACAAGTTCCTGAAGTCTCAGAACACCTAACATCCATAAAAGGGAAGAGTTCAGCTGAAGCATTGTGAAAACGATGGAAAAATATAATATGAAAATGCaccaaggaaaaagaaaacataatCCATCAAGACAAATTTACGGCTTTCACATGCATGCATGGCAAACAAAAAGGTCCAATTATGATCTTAAAAACATAATTTTCATGCAAAAAGAGAAATTAATGGTTCAAGTAAGACATATCTTAATAAGAGTAATTTAACTTTTAACCCACAATACGAAGCCGAATCACTACATAGTAATAAAAAACTCACAGTTATTGGAATGTGTTACTTAAAAACTGGGAGTAACTATAGTAACCATTTCCCCATAAACCAAAaatttatttctactatatctTTCCTTGACTAAGAATAACATCGATCGGTAATAATGACATAATTCCCATCTGCAGTAAAGCAAAGGCCAAGAACAAAAACATGAGAAACCAAATaattctttcttaaaaaaattaatttcataagTTCATATCAAGTTGTCAACCAATAAAATTATCAAACGTCATTGTTGGATCTGCGGGATATGGTATAGCTTGTGGGTTGAGTCGGACAAACTAATTGATtacaatttaaattataattactttttaaattttaaattatattttcatggaattataataaaaatatctaacAATTACCATTGTGTtattaaaacataatattaaCTTAAAATGTTGAATatctattttataaattttattcataagaaaaaattatccatattttttatataaataatttattcctATAATTTTGTATTTCTTGTGCTTAGCGACGGGTTATACGGACTACAGATAAAAGCGGATTGTTTGTATTAGGGTGCCGCTGCGGCTGCTCTCTTTCGTCCCACAATGGCGGCTGCGACGCTCCGCTCCGTGCTCCGCCGCAATAGCCTCCTGCCCTTGTTCGACACCCACCGCCTCCgagatctcctcttcttctcctcctctgtcgACCCTACGGCCGCCGTAGGCGGCACCATATCTCCAGATCCCCACTTCATGGTGAAATACCTCGTGAACTCCTGCGGGTTCTCCCCCTCCGAGGCAGCCAAGTTCTCTAAACCTCTTTCGCACCTCCGATCCACCGAGAAACCCGACGCCGTCCTTAACTTCATGAGATCTCAGGGCCTCGGTGGCGCCGTTATCAGGAAGATGATATCTTGGGAACCCAATTACCTGTGCTACAACGTGGAGACGAACATCGCCCCGAAGTTTCAGTTCTTACGCGATTTGGGCCTATCGGAGTCGGATATCGTCGATGCCATCCTGAAGAACCATGGCATCCTCCTCTTCAACGTTCAGCGTTCCATCGTCCCCAAATTGGAGATGTGGGAAACTCTCTTGGGATCGAGAGAGCTCGTTCTCAAGCATCTCAAGAAGACAACGCGGTTTTTCCACTCCAGCGTTGAGAAGACATTGCATCCTAACCTAAAGTTCTTGAGGGATGAGTGCGGCATTCCTGAAGAAAGGGTCTCTGTCGTCTTGAGAAGTCACCCAAAATTAATCTCACA contains:
- the LOC103969112 gene encoding transcription termination factor MTERF15, mitochondrial-like, with the protein product MAAATLRSVLRRNSLLPLFDTHRLRDLLFFSSSVDPTAAVGGTISPDPHFMVKYLVNSCGFSPSEAAKFSKPLSHLRSTEKPDAVLNFMRSQGLGGAVIRKMISWEPNYLCYNVETNIAPKFQFLRDLGLSESDIVDAILKNHGILLFNVQRSIVPKLEMWETLLGSRELVLKHLKKTTRFFHSSVEKTLHPNLKFLRDECGIPEERVSVVLRSHPKLISQKPESLRALVARADELGMPRQSRMFMWTVNILHRVSKERFEAKVEFMRRFGWSESEFSSAVRKAPNFIGMSLDMLRRKVEFFINVVGYTPSFIADKPNLLLFSLQKRVIPRFRVTEMLKSKGLWTGQGKFTCILTLSDTKFIDKFVLPHKESLIFWELRACVKENDTFHLVSEAEKGLS